A part of Paenibacillus sp. sptzw28 genomic DNA contains:
- a CDS encoding bifunctional glycosyltransferase family 2 protein/class I SAM-dependent methyltransferase, which produces MKTSIILLTYNGLAYTRSCVESIRSYTPPDEYEIIVVDNGSTDGTAGWLKDQTDLKVISNQENLGFPKGCNQGMAAASGENLLLLNNDTIVTPRWLGQLLACLYSDERIGAVGPVTNSAAYYSSLPVPYRSEEEMIAFAEQYNRSDSAKWEERLKLIGFCLLVKREVYEAVGGLDERFSPGNYEDDDFCLRIRRAGYRLKICTDTFIHHEGSASFRNDPQSFNALMQDNVRKFSEKWGFSPDYSLLIRHELLQLLDEPASEPIRVLEVGCACGATLLEIKNWYPNAEVHGIELNPKAAEIASLSANVRSGNIETIEIGTAQSYFDYIIFADVLEHLVEPWNVLHKTLPYLKENGKVLASIPNVAHYSVIRDLLKGHWTYQDRGLLDVTHLRFFTREGICRLFSSAGYPYLEFGRNTLALTQEDEDWMNVMGRIAGDEMKEEWRTYQYIVKAYKKQPDTHTARTQAYELLKTIVRRIEWDIEPEESRAAIADMFRQKTFDETDLADVIAQDVVFPVKTANVIADILIQSGLVASKEELLGKLLMGVQ; this is translated from the coding sequence ATGAAAACGAGCATCATTCTTCTGACCTATAACGGTCTTGCTTACACCCGGAGCTGTGTCGAAAGCATCCGGTCATATACTCCGCCCGATGAATATGAAATTATCGTCGTTGACAACGGCTCGACGGACGGCACAGCCGGGTGGCTGAAGGATCAAACCGACCTGAAGGTTATCTCCAATCAGGAAAATCTCGGGTTCCCCAAAGGCTGCAATCAAGGTATGGCGGCTGCTTCAGGAGAAAACCTGCTGCTGCTCAATAACGATACGATTGTTACGCCGAGGTGGCTGGGCCAGCTCCTTGCCTGCCTTTATAGCGACGAACGGATCGGAGCGGTTGGCCCCGTCACGAATTCCGCTGCTTATTATTCGTCACTCCCTGTTCCTTACCGGTCTGAGGAAGAGATGATAGCCTTCGCAGAGCAATATAACCGTTCCGATTCTGCGAAATGGGAGGAACGCCTTAAACTGATCGGTTTCTGCCTGCTCGTAAAACGCGAAGTGTATGAAGCTGTCGGCGGCCTGGACGAACGGTTCTCTCCCGGCAACTATGAGGATGACGATTTCTGCCTTCGCATCCGCAGAGCAGGTTACAGGCTGAAGATTTGCACGGACACGTTCATTCATCACGAGGGCAGCGCCTCATTCCGGAACGATCCGCAGTCCTTTAATGCTCTCATGCAGGACAATGTGCGCAAGTTCAGTGAAAAGTGGGGATTCAGCCCGGATTATTCCCTTCTCATCCGGCATGAGCTGCTCCAGCTGCTCGATGAGCCTGCATCGGAGCCGATTCGGGTGCTCGAAGTCGGATGCGCTTGCGGAGCCACTCTGCTAGAAATTAAAAACTGGTATCCCAATGCCGAAGTGCATGGCATCGAGCTGAACCCCAAGGCAGCGGAAATTGCTTCGCTGTCTGCAAATGTCCGCTCGGGAAACATCGAAACGATCGAGATCGGAACCGCCCAAAGCTATTTTGATTACATTATTTTTGCAGATGTGCTCGAGCATTTGGTCGAACCCTGGAATGTCCTTCATAAGACATTACCGTATTTGAAGGAAAACGGAAAGGTGCTGGCCAGCATACCGAATGTTGCCCATTACTCGGTTATCCGCGATCTTCTGAAAGGGCATTGGACCTACCAGGACAGAGGGCTTCTGGACGTCACTCATCTTCGCTTCTTTACCCGCGAAGGTATATGCCGTTTGTTTTCAAGTGCCGGGTATCCGTATCTGGAATTCGGCCGGAACACCCTGGCTCTTACCCAAGAGGATGAAGACTGGATGAACGTAATGGGCCGCATCGCGGGCGATGAGATGAAAGAGGAGTGGCGGACTTACCAGTATATTGTGAAAGCTTATAAAAAACAGCCTGATACGCACACAGCCCGAACCCAAGCATACGAGCTGCTCAAAACTATAGTCCGCCGCATTGAATGGGATATCGAACCGGAAGAAAGCCGGGCAGCAATCGCCGATATGTTCAGGCAGAAGACCTTCGATGAAACGGACTTGGCCGATGTCATTGCACAAGATGTCGTCTTTCCTGTGAAAACCGCCAATGTTATCGCCGATATTTTAATTCAGAGCGGATTGGTAGCTTCAAAAGAAGAGCTGCTTGGAAAACTGTTGATGGGAGTGCAATAG
- a CDS encoding glycosyltransferase family protein produces the protein MAAADPRKIAVISCVNDEAKYAECLLFIKALRVPPGFIVEPLPVRDASGMAQGYNTAMRLTDAKYKIYTHQDVLIVHRNFLVDMVAIFEQNPAVGIMGVVGAKTLPASGVWWESPDKTGKIYDSAGGKVLLADWGGVYEAFAEVQAVDGLLMATQYDLPWREDLFDGWHYYDTSQCMEFIRAGCSLSIPRQEQPWCLHDCGVTPIDASYHQARERFCREYINKERK, from the coding sequence ATGGCCGCAGCCGACCCGCGGAAAATTGCCGTTATCAGCTGTGTGAATGACGAGGCCAAATATGCGGAATGTTTGCTGTTCATCAAAGCTCTGAGGGTGCCTCCCGGTTTCATCGTCGAGCCTCTCCCGGTGAGGGATGCTTCCGGTATGGCACAGGGGTATAACACCGCGATGCGGCTCACCGACGCCAAATACAAAATTTATACACATCAGGATGTGCTTATTGTACACCGGAACTTTCTCGTCGATATGGTCGCGATTTTCGAGCAAAATCCAGCCGTAGGCATTATGGGTGTCGTTGGCGCCAAGACGCTTCCGGCGAGCGGCGTATGGTGGGAGTCACCCGATAAAACAGGGAAAATCTACGATTCAGCCGGCGGAAAGGTGCTTTTGGCCGACTGGGGAGGGGTTTATGAAGCATTTGCCGAGGTTCAAGCGGTAGATGGTCTGCTAATGGCTACGCAATATGATCTCCCGTGGCGCGAGGATCTATTTGACGGCTGGCATTATTACGATACGTCGCAATGCATGGAGTTTATCCGCGCCGGATGCAGCCTGTCCATACCCCGGCAGGAGCAGCCTTGGTGTCTGCACGATTGCGGCGTGACTCCTATCGACGCTTCATACCATCAGGCCCGGGAACGCTTCTGCCGAGAGTATATCAATAAAGAAAGAAAATAA
- a CDS encoding DegT/DnrJ/EryC1/StrS aminotransferase family protein has protein sequence MTEIPFLRPNLVSKDDYLDLLAEIDASRIYSNYGPMNDRFEQRLTAELFDGTGRLTTVNNATTGLILAISRCKRPGGKYALMPSFTFPAAPLAALWCGLEPYFIDIRQGDWCMDETKLEEAVTLLAGQAAVIVPYAAFGTCMDLSAYSRWLKSGIPVVVDAAASIGSSGRHGQFGKGFEGAVIYSFHATKTFGIGEGGLVYSADEELIADIRRASNFGFSDARESAMQGMNGKLPEYAAAVGLATLARFNGKIAERQRVSGLYLKQLSKHGLMKRGWRMQKVSGRIAPSFLPVLCPENQQNTVYLKGLADLGVQARSYFHPACHEQLMFRHCPSGTLETTEQISGRILSLPLWEEMKTEHVERIVQEVDRFERACYLGMRGSSEGGS, from the coding sequence ATGACTGAAATCCCTTTTTTGAGACCAAATCTCGTCAGTAAGGATGACTATCTGGATCTTCTTGCGGAAATCGACGCCTCCCGGATATACAGCAATTACGGTCCGATGAACGATAGATTCGAGCAGCGGCTCACGGCAGAACTGTTCGACGGAACAGGCAGACTGACAACCGTAAACAATGCGACAACTGGACTCATTCTGGCGATTTCACGATGCAAACGACCTGGGGGAAAATACGCTCTAATGCCCAGCTTTACGTTTCCGGCTGCTCCTCTCGCGGCATTGTGGTGCGGACTGGAGCCTTATTTTATCGACATAAGGCAAGGCGATTGGTGCATGGATGAGACGAAGCTCGAGGAAGCGGTTACCCTGCTCGCGGGCCAAGCAGCTGTCATCGTTCCGTATGCCGCATTCGGCACCTGCATGGATTTATCGGCGTACTCACGGTGGCTGAAATCTGGAATTCCCGTAGTTGTCGATGCGGCCGCAAGCATCGGATCATCCGGCCGGCACGGTCAGTTCGGCAAGGGCTTCGAAGGCGCCGTGATCTACAGCTTCCATGCGACAAAGACGTTTGGTATCGGTGAGGGAGGGCTCGTATACAGCGCGGATGAGGAACTGATCGCCGATATTCGCAGAGCGTCCAACTTTGGATTCTCCGATGCCCGCGAATCGGCCATGCAGGGGATGAACGGCAAGCTGCCGGAATATGCAGCTGCCGTGGGACTTGCAACGTTGGCCCGCTTTAACGGGAAAATAGCGGAAAGGCAGCGGGTATCCGGCCTCTATTTGAAGCAGCTGAGCAAGCATGGACTGATGAAAAGAGGTTGGCGCATGCAGAAAGTAAGCGGGAGAATCGCACCTTCCTTTCTCCCGGTGCTGTGTCCCGAGAACCAGCAAAATACCGTGTATTTGAAGGGACTGGCCGACCTTGGAGTCCAGGCGCGCAGTTATTTTCATCCCGCTTGCCACGAGCAGCTTATGTTCAGGCACTGCCCATCCGGGACGCTTGAGACAACGGAACAGATTTCGGGGCGAATTCTCAGCTTGCCTTTATGGGAAGAAATGAAGACCGAGCATGTAGAGAGGATCGTTCAGGAGGTGGACCGCTTTGAAAGAGCTTGTTATCTGGGGATGCGGGGGTCAAGCGAGGGAGGTTCTTGA
- a CDS encoding glycosyltransferase, which produces MELISISLCLIVRNEEELIARCLDSVSDIMDEIIIVDTGSTDHTKEIVSRYTNHIYDFKWINDFAAARNFSFRHATMDYILWLDADDYLLEKDRQALLKLKSTLHTDYDSVMMDYVLSRDAHGNAQFFTRRNRLVKRSKGFQWVNPVHEVLIVEGNRLATSIEITHGPKPEDKDPARNLTILEEAIKKDQGNMSLRHHFYYSNELMDNGRLDEAIESYISFLRRDVENHEDHLAACGHLAHCYRTKGNRRQELQSLFKSFEYDLPRADYCCRIALWYEEHEQYEKAIFWYETALTREMPADHYGLMNKICWTWAPHVQLTLCYGKLGQLEEAYRHNEKALAYLPGDANLQQNKKQLEEALHAKKDNEPERPNENDSIDGERGEQMDR; this is translated from the coding sequence ATGGAGTTGATTTCGATCAGTTTGTGTTTAATCGTGCGAAACGAAGAAGAGCTGATCGCACGCTGCTTGGACTCGGTGTCCGACATTATGGATGAGATCATCATCGTCGATACCGGATCGACGGACCATACGAAAGAGATCGTATCGAGGTATACGAACCATATATACGATTTTAAATGGATTAATGATTTTGCCGCGGCACGGAATTTTTCATTCCGCCATGCCACCATGGATTATATTTTATGGCTTGATGCAGACGATTATTTACTCGAGAAGGATCGCCAGGCTTTGTTGAAACTGAAATCCACCCTCCACACCGACTACGACTCCGTGATGATGGATTATGTTCTATCCCGGGACGCTCACGGTAATGCCCAGTTTTTCACGCGCCGCAACCGGCTCGTCAAACGTTCTAAAGGATTTCAATGGGTGAATCCCGTTCACGAAGTGCTGATCGTTGAAGGCAATCGGCTGGCGACAAGCATCGAAATCACACATGGCCCCAAACCGGAAGATAAAGACCCTGCCCGCAACCTGACGATATTGGAGGAAGCAATCAAAAAGGATCAGGGAAACATGTCTCTGCGGCATCATTTTTATTATTCAAACGAACTTATGGATAATGGACGCCTGGACGAGGCGATTGAGAGCTATATCTCGTTTCTTCGGCGCGATGTGGAAAACCATGAAGATCATCTTGCGGCCTGCGGCCATCTCGCCCACTGTTATCGGACAAAGGGCAACCGTCGCCAGGAGCTTCAGTCCCTCTTCAAGTCATTCGAATACGACCTGCCCCGCGCCGATTATTGCTGCCGAATAGCTCTTTGGTATGAGGAGCACGAACAATACGAGAAGGCCATATTCTGGTATGAGACGGCGCTTACGCGTGAAATGCCCGCGGATCATTATGGACTCATGAACAAAATTTGCTGGACATGGGCACCGCATGTACAGCTTACGCTCTGCTACGGCAAGCTCGGACAGCTGGAAGAAGCATACAGGCATAATGAAAAAGCCCTTGCATACTTACCCGGCGACGCCAACCTGCAGCAGAATAAAAAGCAGTTGGAGGAAGCTTTGCATGCGAAAAAAGACAACGAACCGGAACGCCCTAATGAGAATGACAGCATCGACGGCGAAAGAGGGGAGCAGATGGATCGATGA
- a CDS encoding glycosyltransferase has translation MIQQKKSDPFQSIPLVSILIPAYNRPHLLELALRSALNQTYSHTEIIICDDSTHDGVQTMLAPYLSKHSRIRYFRNEKNLREDNYQRCFELASGDYINFLNDDDLFHPEKIEKMVRWLMSRPDVTLVTSYRKSIDEKGDPLPDTASTARISETDAIINGRILGNFCLRNCMNVIGEPTTVMFRKNDMSEKFNHFQGRKYICINDIASWLHLLAKGNAVYITEPLSCFRQHPGQGQNDPGMVVPALNQWFHLIQDARKTGYLQHEKEYKTALIHQLRQSTYLLQLAVDTDREELLISLNVESVIAQCMQTIVHPLHPPYCCPFCNQSFEKFIPWPDQLDFLGVTYEMWNKETAICPICFSLDRERLFRVYIEKETQLLNRPHKLLHVAPEPNLRGWLRQFPHIGCTFGQLETTDDEIEQMDITSISYSDDSFDAIICSHVLEHIPDDMLAMQELYRVLKPGGWGILQVPIALNLEQTLEDETVTTPEARRAVFGQSDHVRLYAKDYADRLKAAGFTVALYNMASVYGAEQTEKYGLSKSDNLYVVTKPG, from the coding sequence ATGATTCAGCAAAAAAAGAGCGATCCGTTTCAGAGCATACCCCTCGTCAGTATTTTGATCCCCGCTTACAATCGGCCGCATCTGCTAGAGCTGGCACTGAGGAGCGCGCTTAATCAAACGTATTCTCACACTGAAATCATCATCTGCGACGACAGCACCCATGACGGTGTACAAACTATGCTCGCGCCTTATTTATCGAAGCATTCCCGGATCCGCTACTTTCGCAATGAAAAGAATTTAAGAGAAGACAATTACCAGCGATGTTTCGAACTGGCGTCGGGAGATTATATCAATTTCTTGAACGATGATGACTTGTTTCATCCTGAAAAAATAGAGAAAATGGTACGCTGGTTAATGAGCAGGCCTGATGTCACGCTTGTTACTTCTTACCGGAAAAGTATTGACGAGAAGGGAGATCCGCTGCCGGACACGGCAAGCACGGCTAGAATATCCGAAACGGATGCCATTATAAACGGAAGGATCCTGGGTAACTTCTGTTTACGAAATTGCATGAACGTCATCGGTGAGCCGACTACCGTCATGTTCAGGAAAAACGATATGTCGGAAAAGTTCAATCACTTCCAAGGCAGAAAATATATATGCATTAACGATATAGCTTCCTGGCTGCATCTATTGGCCAAGGGCAACGCGGTGTACATCACCGAGCCTTTAAGCTGTTTCCGCCAGCATCCGGGTCAAGGCCAGAATGATCCCGGCATGGTGGTGCCCGCTCTCAATCAATGGTTCCATCTTATTCAGGATGCCAGAAAAACCGGGTATCTTCAGCATGAGAAGGAATATAAAACGGCGCTTATTCATCAACTCCGCCAGAGTACGTATCTGCTGCAGCTCGCTGTTGATACGGATCGGGAAGAACTCTTAATAAGTCTTAACGTTGAATCGGTAATTGCACAGTGTATGCAAACAATCGTGCATCCACTGCACCCTCCATATTGCTGTCCTTTCTGCAATCAAAGCTTCGAAAAATTCATTCCATGGCCGGACCAGCTCGATTTTCTAGGCGTCACTTACGAAATGTGGAATAAGGAAACGGCAATCTGCCCGATATGCTTCTCGCTCGACCGAGAGCGGCTGTTCAGGGTCTATATCGAGAAGGAGACGCAGCTTTTAAACCGTCCGCACAAGCTGCTCCACGTTGCTCCCGAGCCTAATTTGCGAGGTTGGCTGCGGCAGTTTCCGCATATCGGCTGCACCTTCGGGCAATTAGAGACGACCGACGACGAAATCGAGCAAATGGATATCACGTCTATCTCTTACTCGGATGACAGCTTTGATGCCATTATTTGCAGTCACGTTCTAGAGCATATACCGGACGATATGCTTGCCATGCAGGAGCTGTACAGGGTGCTGAAGCCGGGCGGGTGGGGAATTTTGCAGGTTCCGATCGCTCTGAATCTGGAACAAACGCTGGAGGATGAAACTGTAACGACGCCTGAAGCCAGGCGCGCGGTATTCGGTCAAAGCGACCATGTACGTTTATATGCCAAAGACTATGCGGACCGCCTGAAGGCAGCCGGATTTACCGTTGCCTTGTATAATATGGCGTCCGTTTACGGAGCCGAACAGACCGAGAAATATGGATTATCCAAGAGTGATAATCTGTATGTAGTGACCAAACCAGGATGA
- a CDS encoding glycosyltransferase, giving the protein MKSGPLRAVLPLSIRDFRKLSGFRYWENMQIYAQKPDTMFFAVEPFHDGFPAPVHPFSDFKRIAASEGITDVYCVFLNLTLSLLGACFLPDGSCMPGANSSWNIKPLLEERNIKLHVTLYPGGGIVPWTQKEFLHIAAGNCSTVFTNIEEVLQTVPGSLYHPVVINTDLYTYSEKLRSSKIQITFCAYNSVRKGFPLMADALNRLTSEFHLHLIGDWDDHLHLLTNDNYTYYGVMSPESLAAIYAKSHVFLNCSTVDQYALDGFPTTSAVDAMSTGCVLVSTNPRNDRFILERGTDFIEVAPNGQDIADALVWVKENFGEAMRIGINGSNKIKRSFDAKHIVKSKLGCIFGET; this is encoded by the coding sequence TTGAAATCCGGCCCTCTTCGCGCCGTCTTGCCGTTATCGATACGAGATTTCCGGAAATTAAGCGGATTTCGCTACTGGGAAAATATGCAGATTTATGCCCAGAAGCCCGATACGATGTTTTTTGCTGTGGAGCCGTTCCATGACGGCTTTCCGGCCCCTGTCCATCCTTTTAGCGATTTTAAACGAATCGCCGCTTCAGAAGGCATAACGGATGTATACTGCGTTTTCTTAAATCTGACCCTCAGTTTGCTGGGCGCCTGTTTTCTTCCGGACGGAAGTTGCATGCCGGGTGCCAATTCAAGTTGGAACATAAAGCCGTTGCTGGAAGAGCGAAATATTAAACTGCATGTAACACTGTATCCCGGCGGGGGGATTGTACCGTGGACGCAAAAGGAGTTTCTGCACATCGCTGCGGGAAACTGTTCAACAGTTTTCACGAATATCGAGGAGGTGCTGCAGACCGTTCCAGGAAGCTTGTACCACCCGGTTGTCATCAACACCGACCTGTATACGTATTCGGAGAAGCTTCGCAGCTCCAAGATTCAAATAACCTTCTGCGCTTATAATTCCGTAAGGAAAGGGTTTCCCCTAATGGCCGATGCATTGAACCGCCTTACCTCGGAGTTCCATCTGCACCTGATCGGCGATTGGGACGATCATCTGCACTTATTGACGAATGATAATTATACCTATTATGGAGTTATGAGTCCCGAAAGTCTGGCAGCCATTTACGCGAAATCCCATGTATTTCTTAACTGCAGTACGGTCGATCAATATGCTCTGGATGGATTTCCAACGACATCGGCCGTAGATGCCATGTCGACCGGGTGCGTATTGGTTTCAACGAACCCCCGGAACGACCGGTTCATTCTCGAGAGGGGAACGGATTTTATCGAGGTTGCCCCGAATGGGCAAGATATCGCCGATGCGCTTGTGTGGGTCAAAGAAAACTTCGGGGAAGCGATGCGGATCGGGATTAATGGATCAAACAAAATCAAACGCAGCTTTGACGCCAAACATATCGTGAAATCCAAGCTCGGGTGTATATTCGGTGAAACTTGA
- a CDS encoding N-acetylneuraminate synthase family protein, with protein MKLLDSYYKNNKCLVIAEVAQAHDGSLGMAHAFIDAVAAAGADAIKFQTHIAEEESTPEEPWRLKFSLQDKTRYDYWKRMEFTRDQWEGLRNHALERKLLFLSSPFSVAAVDLLEELGVPLWKVASGEIMNRPVIDRMIQTGKPILISTGMCTLEELDNCIGWLREANSEYLIFQCTSEYPSPPEKVGLNLLSFYRDRYQCPVGLSDHSGTIYPGIAAAVLGALIIEVHVTFSKQMFGPDISSSITMDQLKELVEGIGFVGRMLSHSVDKEIISADYKEMRNIFYKSLVARSDLPAGTVLKEPMIASKKPGSGISPYRMKDLIGKKLRISVSVNHQFTESDFEN; from the coding sequence GTGAAGTTGTTAGACTCCTATTATAAGAATAACAAATGCCTTGTGATAGCTGAGGTTGCCCAAGCCCACGACGGCAGCTTGGGTATGGCCCATGCCTTTATTGATGCGGTGGCTGCCGCAGGAGCAGATGCTATAAAATTTCAAACTCATATCGCCGAGGAGGAAAGCACGCCTGAAGAGCCTTGGCGGCTTAAATTCAGTTTGCAGGATAAAACCAGATACGACTATTGGAAACGTATGGAGTTCACAAGGGATCAATGGGAAGGGCTTCGCAATCACGCACTGGAAAGGAAGCTGCTGTTTCTGAGTTCGCCTTTTTCAGTTGCAGCGGTAGATTTATTGGAGGAATTAGGTGTTCCCTTGTGGAAAGTGGCCTCAGGTGAAATTATGAATAGACCCGTCATTGACCGGATGATACAAACCGGAAAACCGATATTAATATCTACAGGTATGTGCACATTGGAAGAATTGGATAATTGTATCGGCTGGCTGCGGGAAGCGAATAGCGAATATTTGATTTTCCAATGTACTTCCGAATATCCTTCTCCTCCCGAGAAAGTGGGATTAAACCTGCTTTCATTCTATAGAGACCGATATCAGTGTCCGGTAGGATTATCGGATCATTCGGGAACGATTTATCCGGGAATTGCCGCGGCAGTGTTGGGTGCCTTAATAATCGAAGTGCACGTCACTTTTTCCAAACAAATGTTTGGACCTGATATTTCCTCTTCAATTACCATGGATCAGCTTAAAGAATTGGTTGAAGGAATTGGGTTTGTAGGGCGGATGTTAAGTCATTCCGTCGATAAAGAAATCATTTCGGCCGATTACAAAGAAATGCGCAATATTTTTTATAAAAGTCTGGTGGCAAGAAGCGATCTGCCCGCAGGAACAGTATTAAAAGAACCGATGATAGCTTCCAAAAAACCTGGAAGCGGGATTTCACCCTATCGAATGAAGGATCTGATTGGTAAAAAGTTGAGAATATCCGTCTCGGTTAACCATCAATTTACAGAAAGCG
- a CDS encoding acetyltransferase, whose translation MKELVIWGCGGQAREVLDLCEQLQLTVLGFLDESPEMKGKVVDDLPVLGDVHDIAHLKNSVQLVVPGVGSPALKKRFAGKTIEAGFEPAPALIHPSVRISRRTRIGYGSIICEGSVLTVNIDIGSFVIVNRCATIGHDSCMGDYATVSPGANISGNVTAGEGVFIGTGASIREKIGIGAWSVIGGGAFVKDDVPEAALYAGVPAVMKKRLSVT comes from the coding sequence TTGAAAGAGCTTGTTATCTGGGGATGCGGGGGTCAAGCGAGGGAGGTTCTTGATCTGTGTGAACAGCTGCAGCTTACCGTGCTTGGCTTCCTTGATGAAAGCCCCGAGATGAAGGGCAAGGTCGTGGATGACCTGCCTGTTCTCGGCGATGTACACGATATCGCTCATCTGAAGAATTCCGTACAGCTTGTGGTGCCGGGTGTCGGAAGTCCGGCCCTGAAGAAAAGGTTCGCCGGAAAAACGATCGAAGCCGGGTTTGAGCCCGCACCGGCTCTCATACATCCGTCGGTACGCATATCCCGAAGGACCCGTATAGGGTATGGCAGTATCATTTGCGAAGGCTCCGTCCTGACCGTCAATATCGATATCGGAAGCTTTGTAATCGTTAACCGCTGCGCGACCATCGGCCATGATTCATGCATGGGGGATTACGCTACGGTTTCTCCCGGAGCCAACATCAGCGGCAACGTAACGGCTGGTGAAGGCGTTTTCATCGGTACCGGAGCATCTATTCGTGAGAAAATCGGGATCGGCGCATGGTCCGTCATCGGGGGCGGCGCCTTCGTAAAGGACGATGTCCCCGAAGCTGCTCTTTATGCGGGAGTGCCTGCGGTAATGAAGAAACGGCTTTCGGTTACGTAG
- a CDS encoding motility associated factor glycosyltransferase family protein, translating into MLHFFDMEPLFRTRKFVFFVGDIPDFKKPFSELLSTPVLLYCTAPSVVYTPAARRMSEEGYLDIQRYIYDFMSIFFEIGNDHYDTVLGFRNIYENIDEVVENPYLSCLKDKFKNVPAFIIANGPSLDGNINELQKVKGKGLILCSESAILPLMRNRIHPDAICVKERTPASYERHFETMVYPEDISLIAFAVADPRIMPSFAGAKVPVFRNLDSNGSFFNRVVGDGSALDGFPSSAHLAFDAAVYMGANPIVLVGQDLAFGRDGAVHSRQSIYSDEKYKHVDEQLKSKPVVYMEGNDGKSIPSTLIFYRFKLRLEQMIRANPHLTVYNATEGGAKIEGTTCVKLADVVERYCKDSMPHKLHEWINENKKHIDIPEKKNKVKNLMAELERFSLIYSELNKMSLQRKEKCCRLLDLSEKHNFSEIQEDLEGTCQLNYIEMMKFLHPHLHIIFFQQVVMILGFHRLNELGTIDSPVKKLEAIKIQSEVFDRLSFICEDLVRLFRLALNKLSAKGYDLT; encoded by the coding sequence ATGCTGCATTTTTTTGATATGGAGCCATTATTCCGCACCCGCAAGTTTGTGTTTTTTGTCGGCGATATTCCGGATTTCAAGAAGCCGTTTTCGGAGTTGTTATCGACTCCCGTGCTCTTGTACTGTACCGCGCCGTCAGTCGTTTATACCCCTGCGGCCCGAAGAATGTCAGAGGAAGGATATCTTGACATTCAACGTTATATATATGATTTCATGAGTATTTTTTTTGAGATTGGAAACGATCATTACGATACTGTTTTAGGTTTTCGCAATATCTATGAGAATATCGATGAAGTGGTGGAGAATCCTTATTTAAGCTGCCTTAAAGATAAATTTAAGAATGTTCCCGCATTTATTATCGCCAACGGCCCCTCCTTGGACGGCAATATTAATGAATTGCAAAAAGTGAAAGGCAAAGGTTTGATTCTTTGCAGTGAATCCGCGATTCTGCCTCTCATGAGAAATCGTATCCACCCGGATGCCATCTGCGTGAAAGAGCGGACACCTGCTTCCTATGAACGGCATTTTGAAACCATGGTCTATCCTGAAGACATTTCATTAATCGCATTTGCCGTAGCCGACCCAAGAATCATGCCTTCTTTTGCCGGGGCCAAGGTTCCCGTATTTCGCAATCTTGATTCCAACGGCAGCTTTTTTAATCGTGTAGTTGGTGATGGAAGCGCTCTAGACGGTTTTCCGAGTTCCGCCCATCTTGCTTTTGACGCGGCGGTGTATATGGGAGCGAACCCGATTGTGCTGGTAGGGCAGGACCTGGCTTTCGGCAGGGATGGGGCTGTTCACAGCAGACAATCCATTTATTCCGATGAAAAGTACAAACACGTCGATGAACAATTAAAATCGAAGCCTGTCGTGTATATGGAGGGGAATGACGGGAAGAGCATTCCGTCAACTCTGATCTTTTATCGTTTTAAATTGCGGTTGGAACAAATGATCAGGGCAAATCCCCATCTTACCGTCTATAATGCTACGGAAGGCGGGGCCAAAATAGAAGGAACAACATGCGTCAAACTGGCGGATGTCGTTGAACGATATTGTAAAGACAGCATGCCGCACAAACTTCATGAATGGATTAACGAAAACAAAAAACATATCGATATACCGGAAAAGAAAAATAAGGTCAAAAATCTGATGGCTGAGCTTGAACGTTTCAGCTTGATCTATAGTGAACTCAATAAAATGAGTTTGCAAAGAAAAGAAAAGTGCTGCCGATTGCTGGATTTATCCGAAAAACACAATTTTTCTGAGATTCAGGAAGATTTGGAAGGTACCTGCCAGCTTAACTATATCGAGATGATGAAATTTTTGCATCCTCATTTGCATATCATATTCTTTCAACAAGTAGTAATGATACTCGGGTTTCATAGACTTAATGAACTCGGCACAATCGATTCTCCTGTCAAAAAATTGGAGGCCATTAAGATTCAATCTGAAGTATTCGATCGTCTAAGTTTCATTTGTGAAGATCTTGTAAGACTGTTTCGACTAGCGCTCAATAAGCTCTCCGCCAAAGGATACGATCTTACATGA